The genomic segment CAAATCGTACATGACGTGCATTGAAGAAGCCAAGAAAGAACTGCGGGAACAGGCTCGTCCGGAAGTGAAGAATCCACTGGACAGCATCGACCAATACGACACCATCATACTTGGCTATCCCAACTGGTGGGGCACCATGCCCATGGTCTGCTATACTTTCCTCGAAAGCTACGACTTCACGGGCAAGACCATCATCCCGTTCTGCACCAACGAAGGCAGTGGAATGGGCAGCAGCGAACGCTTCATCAAGAAGCTCTGCCCCACGGCAACCGTACTCAACGGAACACCCATCCACGGAGCAGAGGCGGCAAATGCTGACCACGAAGTACAATCAATCGTAAACCTGACAAAATAACCTCATGATGATGGAAGCATTCAGAGTTGACCCCAGAAAGACGACTCCCGAGGAGATGGAGCGTGGTATGCGTGACGTGAAACTGGTATTCGGCATCAATCATACGATGCCCTACACCGATGAATACAATCAGTTGGTAAAAGAACTTTTTGAAGGAAATATCGGTGAGGGAAGCATGGTGCTGCCGCCTCTCAATCTCGTGTGTGCCAACCAAGTGAAGATTGGCAGGAATGTGATGATTATGGGCGGATGTCTGATGATGTCGCGCGGAGGCATTACCATCGACGATGACGTGATGATTGCCGCCAACGCACAACTGATTTCCAACAACCACGACCTGCATGACCATCCCATCCTTATCTGCAAACCCGTCCACATCTGTCGCAACGCGTGGATAGGTGCCGGGGCTACCATTCTCCCTGGTGTGACCGTCGGTGAAAATGCGGTCGTTGCTGCCGGTGCAGTGGTCACAAAAGATGTTGCCCCGAATACCATCGTGGGCGGAAATCCCGCAAAGTTGATTAAGAATATAGAATAAATAAAGGAGCCTTATGAGAAAAATTATTTTGAGTTTAATGACTTTAATGAGTGTTACGATTATGGCACAGAAGAATCAGACGTATCTGACGTTGAACAACGGCGTGAAGATGCCTCAGTTCGGACTGGGAGTGTATAGCATTCCTGATGGTGAAGAAACTTACAACTCGGTGATGACCGCCTTGAAATGCGGTTACCGCCACATCGACACGGCTCATGCCTACCAGAACGAGCGCAGCGTGGGACGTGCCGTGAAGGACAGCGGTATCGACCGTTCTGAGATTTGGATCACGAGCAAGCTGTGGCCCAACGAATACGGCGAGGGTTACCAGCGCATGATTGACGCCAGTGCTGCCCAGCGCGTGGGAACGAGCGACGAGATAGCCGAAGCCGCTGCCTTCCTGCTCGGCGAGCATGCCCGGTTCATAACCGGTACCGACTTGCTCATTGACGGTGGTGTCATTGCTGCCATCCGCACAGGAGAATATCAGTTGGGGTAAAACCTTCACCTCACATCAGCAAGGAAACCTGAAAACAACGGTATGTGCAAAAATGGTAAACATACCCGAAATTTGTATTCCATCAAAAGGCCGGGGTTTCATAACTTTGCCTTTGATTAAAAAAAAATGAATCATATGAAAACAATGAAGTACATCTTGGCGTCAGCGCTCTGTCTGCTGGTGTCCACCGCGTGCAGCGGAAACAAGAAGTTTGAAGGAAACATGAACGGCGCCGAAAAGAATGCGGAAGCCAAGGCCGTTGCGAAGGAAGGCGGCAAGTTGCTCGTCGTATTTTTCTCTCACGCCGGCGACAACTATGCCGTAGGAAACATTGAGGTGGGCAACACGAAGATTGTTGCCGACTACATCTCGGAAATCACGGGAGCCGACCAGTTTGAAATCGTGACACATAAATACGACGGCATGGCATATCGGCCGCTGTGTGATTTGGCGAAGAAGGAACAGCAAAACGGCAAACTGCCTGAGTTTGAGGGTTCCATTGACAATCTTGACGACTACGACACGATCTTCATCGGCGATCCTGTCTGGTGGGGAACCTATCCGCAGGTGATGTTCACGTTCTTCAAGAAGTATGACCTCAACGGCAAAACCCTGATTCCGTTCACCACCCATGAGGGTAGCGGTCTGGGCAGCTGTGTGGATGATGTGCGCAAAGCCTATCCGAAAGCCAACGTCCTCAACGGCTTTTCAATGTACGGTCACGACGTTCGCACCCACAAATCGACGGTTGTGAAATGGCTCAAAAGCTTAGGTTTTGGGGAATAAACGGTTCGACGACATTCCTCGTTCCACTCCTCTCACTTGACGCCTTACCGCTTTTGTAGGTATATGCGGAGTGTTTTTGAGCGCATTATTTTTCTCAGATTTACGTTATTGGGGAAAAAGTATTACCTTTGCAGACAAAAAGATTTGCAAGATGGAACAAGGAACATTCTATGAGATTTGTGGCTGGGTGGCGAGTATCGGAATGATTCTCGGCTACCTGCCGCAAGCCATACGCACAATTCGCACACGCAAGACCGACGACATCGCCCTGCCCACGTTCATGATGATGGGTATCGGTGCCATGGCTTTTATGCTTCAGGGACTGCTGCATAAGCCCGACATCATCTGGTCGCTCTTTCTGACCAACCTGGTGACGATGACCTGTAGCATCATCGTGTTTGGGATTAAGGTCTATAATGACTATTTCAAAAAGCGACAACCGAATTGACGAAAACATCTCTTATGTGTTCATCTCTTCTTGTCCAAGCCGGAGATGTATCAGCTTTGACATTTTGAATTTATCTCCTATGAGCATTGCCATGCGTGTAAAGAACGTCAGGCGATGCCCCAATATCCGTCGTGTTTCGGTGAAAAACGGGCGGCTTTCCAACAACGTGGTTCCCGTCTCGCGTGCAAAAGTTCTTGCCCGATTGACATAGAATGGCATCGGTGCATTGCGATTGCCGAGACGGCGCACATAGAAGTTTGCCACATGGATTCCAACTTGATTGGTCGCATCAAAAATCAATTCTGCTTTTTGAAAGTTTTTTCCGAGTTTTTGTACAAAGTCCGTTAACCGGTCATGAGGGAAATATTGAAACACTCCTGATGCTACAAACAGTGTCGGCAGTGAGCAATCTATCTTTTCAGCCCACTCTATCTCGAACATGTCTTCTCCCAGGAGGATTTCTCCATCGGTCTCTCCGAGCAATTCCCGGCGCAGGGCGATGACATCTGGCAAATCGACTTCATAGAACTTTGCTGATGTTGGTTTTATCCGATGATATGAGGTGTCTAATCCGGCACCAAGGTGTATGATATTGCACCGTTCATTTCTGGCTATAAATCGGCGGGTCATGTCGTCGATATTGTAATAACGCGCCACTGAAGCCATATTTTCATACTCCCTTGAAGCGAGCATTATGTGCTGCCACTTTGCCGGAAGGTTTGCCTCCAGTTCCAACGCTTTTTCATCACGGAAATAGTCGGGGAATTGTTTTGACACAATAATTCTTGCCACTAAAGGGATGTAGAGGGTGTCTGCTATGCCTTGAAGTTTTTCCATATCTCTCTTTTTGTGCAAAAGTAAATAGGATTTGCCATCGGGACAATACCTAAAAACGATGAAATTTGCGCAAGAGGGGCATAATGCCATGATAGGATTTATCCTTCTTGACGTGGCGCTCACGCTTCTCTGTGCAGCAGGTCGTAAATCTGGCGTGCCGCATTTTCCGAAGCTTTCTCGCTGCCTAACAACCGGCGCACTTTTTCGTAGCCCTGAATCATCTTTTCACGATGCCCGTCCGCTGCATTGGGAAGGAGTCTGACGAGCTCTTCCCGGATATTTGCAACGGAGAATTTCTCGGCTACCAACTCTGTCACCACTTCCTCGTCGGCAATGAGATTGACCAGCGAGACGTATTTCACTTTGAGCAGATGCTTCCGAAGGAATCCGATAAGTGCGGGCAGCGGTGTCTCATAGCACACCACTTGCGGCACGCCGAAGAGTGCCGTTTCGAGCGTTGCCGTACCGCTCGTGACCAATGCTGCCGTAGATTGTTCCAGCAGCGCATAGGTATCGTTTCTGACCAGACTCACTCCGCTGCCGGCAATGAACTTCTCGTAATACTCGTCATCTATCGATGGAGCACCGGCAACCACCAGTTGATAGCCGTCTATCTCCTTAGCCGCTTCAATCATTGCCGGAAGATTGTCCTTGATTTCCTGTTTTCTGCTGCCTGCCAGCAGGGCGATGATGGGTCGTCGGGTACCGTCCAGTCCTCCGTGGCGGTCGGTAAATTCTTCCATCGTTTCCTGATATCGGGCATGAAAGACGGACACCTCGTCTGCCGTTGGGTTCCCTACGTAGTGAATCGGATAGTGATGCTTCTTCTCATAGAAGTCCACCTCGAAAGGCAGGATGGAAAACAGCTCGTCCACATCGCGACGAATATTCTTGATGCGATATTCCTTCCATGCCCATATCTTGGGTGAGATATAGTAATAGACGGGTATTCCCAGCTTCGAATGAACGTGTTTTGCAATCTTCAGGTTGAAGCCCGGATAATCGACCAGGATGACGGCATCGGGATTCCACTCCTCGATATCGCGTTTGCAGATAGACATGTTCTTGAATATCGTCTTGAGATGCAGAAGCACAGGGATAAATCCCATATAAGCCATGTCGCGATAGTGTTTCACACGGAAGCCTCCTTCGGCAGACATCAGGTCGCCTCCGAAGAAGCGGAAATCCGCCTCTCGGTCAACCTCCTTCAACGAGCGCATCAGTCTGGATGCATGAAGGTCGCCACTCGCCTCACCGGCTATCAGATAGTATTTCATTTCTTTCGTGGTTTTCTGTTAGAACCTGACAGCCCGTTCCTATCCATATACGAAATCATGGCTATCACGCGACAAAGGTAACCGCTTTCTTTGAAATATCCAAATTCATACATCAAAAGAACGAAACGGAGCGAATATGAAGCCATTCCTTGAAGTCCTTAAAACCAAATTCAGTGAATTTGATGACCAATTTCAGTGAATTTGATGACCAAACTCACTGAATTTGGTTTGTAAAAGTACAACAAGAAGGTGCGAATTGTTTCCTTATTCGCTTCCCTTCTCCACCGCTTTCGATTTCGGCAACAGCAAATTGAGCAACACGCCGACAATGGCTGAGAGTCCTATTCCGCTGACGGAGAATGTGCCGAATGTGAAGACGGCTCCTCCGATGCCCATCGTGAGTACGACGCTGACGATGATGATGTTGCGCGTCTGGTTGAGGTCCACTTTGTTGTTGACGAGGTTTTGGATGCCGACGCTGGCTATTGTGCCGAAGAGCAGCAGCATGATTCCTCCGAGGACGGCATTAGGAATGCTTTTGAGAACGGCGCTAAGTTTTCCGATGACGGAGAACACGATGGCTGTGGCAGCTGCAATGCGGATGACTTGCGGATGGGTGACACGCGTAATTTGCATGGCTCCTGTCACTTCGCTATAGGTAGTGACGGGAGGTCCTCCTATCAGTGATGCCGCCAGACAAGCGAGTCCGTCACCGAACATGGTGCGATGAAGTCCCGGCTCTTTGACAAAGTCTTTCTTTGCCACTTCACCTACGACATAAACGTCACCGATATGTTCGATAACAGGCGCTATCGCCACTGGTATCATGAAGATGAACGGTTCCCAAGAGAACTGTGGCAGCTGGAAGTGTGCGATGCTTGGCGGCAGTGCAAACCATGATGCTTCCTGTATGCTGGTGAAATCTACGAGTCCCATGCTGACTGCGAGGATGTATCCCGCGATGATGCCGCACACGACGGGCAGGAGTTTGAGCAATCCCCGTCCGAGGGTGAGCACGAGTATGGCTGTTATGAGTGAGACGATGGCGAGTATCCAGTTTTCTTTTGCCATATCTACGGCTGCCGTGGAGAGCGATAGTCCGATGAGTATGATGACCGGTCCGACGACGACGGGTGGGAACAGTCGGTCCAAGAGGCGCTTGCCTTGCCACCGTATGAGCACTGACATGATGAAATAGACGAGGGCCACGCCTGCCATTCCTGCGATGGTTCCTGCCATTCCCCACTGCTGCGAGGCTGCAATGATGGGGGCGATAAAGGCGAAGCTCGAACCGAGGAAGATGGGTACCTTGCCTTTTGTGACGAGATGGAAGATGAACGTGCCAAGTCCGGCGGAAAAGAGGGCTGTTGCGGGGTCGAGTCCGACGAGCAGAGGCACGAGAACTGTCGAACCAAAGGCTACGAACAGGAACTGGATGCCGACGATTGTTTTACGGGTTGTTGTTAATTCCATGGTCTTGATATTCTTTTAGTCGCTACGCTTGGTAAAAGCGTCAGAGACGATTAGATAAATATGGTTAGAGTATTTCCGATTGGCATGTAATGCTTGTTCAGAATGTCCATTTGGCTGCGATGGTGGGAATGGCATAGAACTTATCATTGCGCCCTTCTTTGTCGAAGACGAAATTGTTGCTGATTTCAACTTCTGTTCCGAGGCTGAGGTTAACGCCGTCCATTCCTTTCAGCTTGTTGAGATTGAACCAAAACTGTGGTTCGCTGATGGTGATGAGTTTGCCGCGCACATCCTTGTCGTACCACACATCGATGAATCCCGAGAAGGTGCAGAGTCCGCCGGCGAAGGTGTTCCCCCAGACGGCTGTGAGCTGATAGCCGTTGAAGCCTCCACGCCCCATTCCCTTGAAATAGTATTTGTACATGGCTTGCAGCGAGAATGTTTTGGAGAAGTCTTTGCTTGCCCAGTTCCATGCGCCGCCGAGCAGGACGGCGTGTTGGAAGCGTGAGGCGATGGCTGTATGTTCGATTGACGTGGCACCGCCGTTATATTCGATGTGTGCTGCCCAGCGCTTGTTTTTCGTCAGGTGGAACTCGCGGGCGATTTCCCAATAGACTCCTGCTGCTCCGTCCTGGAAATAATCAATGTCGGTGAAAGTGAAGGTTGAGCCCCATTTGTCGGGTTTGAACATTTCGAATGTGGTCGTGACGTTGGGGCGCGCCGAAAGGTTGTTGTAAAATGTGTGACCGAAGTCATAGTGCAGCTGTACGTTCTGCGCCTGCGCAGTCATTGCGAGTGTGAGCATAAGACTGCAAAATGTAATTTTTCTCATACGTTGTTTTTATAAAGTTAATAAATAGTTTCTCGTCTTACGTTTGCATGTTTTTTGAGCACAAAAAAAACCGCTCATTCTTAAAAAAGCGAGCGGTCTATAGTGTCAGCAGACTGAACATCAATGTTGTCCGTCCACTGCTTGATTTTCTCCATGGTTTCATATGCTGTCACATCTACGCGCGTTGGTGTTATGGCGACGTAGCCGTGTGTGAGTGCCCAGTTGTCGGTATCTTTAGCCTTCGGTTCATCGTTGACATAGGAACCGACCATCCAGAAGTATTCCGAGCCCCGTGGATGGATACTGCGCACGCATTCATTCCCCCACGTACCTTTTGCCATTCTACACACTTTGACACCTTTGAACTTCTTTGCCACCGGGAAATTGACATTCAGACAGACTCCTTCGGGAAGTCCTTCTTCAAGAACCTTTTGCGTGATGTGCCTTATATAGGGAAGCAAAGGGTCGAAGTCTGCATCTTCGGCATGGTCACAGAGCGAGAATGCGACAGAGGGGATGTATTTCATTGCTCCTTCCATTGCCACGCCCATGGTTCCGGAATAATGGGTATTGACGGATGCGTTGTCGCCGTGATTGATACCGCCGATTACCATGTCGGGCTTGCGCTTGGTACATAATTGGTCAAGAGCCAGTTTCACGCAGTCAACGGGCGTCCCGTCACACGACCACACTTCAAGCCCTTTTTCTTTGCGCCGAAGCTTGAGATGGAGTGGATTAAACACAGAAAAGGCACATCCATATCCCGACCGCCCTGAATCTGGCGCACAAACCAATAAATCAGCAATATCTCTCAAGGTATCAATCAACACATTGATTCCCTTAGCCTGGAAGCCGTCGTCATTCGAAATAAGTATTAACGGTTTCTTAATTTTCATCATTTTTCCTGAATTTCGCTGCAAAATTACGAAAAAAGGTTTAGATATCACAAGTTTTTCATCTAAAATATGTATCTTTGCAAAAGATAAGTTGCATCTCAGCGATTTCAAGCAACTCTTGATTGCGTTCGACTTGCATTATCTATGCAAAAGATTGTTTCCCGCGTCGTCTGCGTTTCAACGGACCGATGCGGATAAGTTTATTTGTAATAAGAAGCCGGAACTGCGGCAGACAGGAAAGAATACATGGGAAAAATCATAGCTTTAGCAAACCAGAAAGGTGGTGTCGGGAAAACCACGACAGCCATCAACTTAGCCGCATCGCTCGCCACATTGGAAAAAGCCGTATTGGTGGTCGATGCCGACCCGCAGGCCAATGCCTCCAGCGGTCTTGGCGTGGACATACAGGACATTGAAAGTTCGCTGTACGAATGCCTGATCAACCAGACAGACATCAAGGAAGCGATATACACTACAGACATTGAAGGGCTTGACATCGTGCCCAGTCACATTGATTTGGTGGGTGCAGAAATAGAGATGCTGAATTTCGAACAACGGGAAAAAGTCATTTCAAACATGCTTGCCCCCGTGAAAGACGATTATGACTACATTTTAATTGACTGCTCTCCCTCGCTCGGACTGATTACCGTCAACTCATTGACGGCAGCCAACTCGGTCATCATTCCCGTGCAATGTGAATACTTTGCACTTGAAGGTATCACCAAACTTCTGAATACCATCAAGATTATCAAGAGCAAACTGAATCCGAAGCTGGAAATAGAAGGTTTCCTCTTAACGATGTACGACAGCCGTCTGAGGTTGGCAAACCAGATATACGACGAAGTAAAAAGACACTTCCAGGAACTGGTGTTCAACACTGTGATTCAACGCAACGTGAAACTGAGTGAGAGCCCGAGTCACGGACTGCCGGCAATTCTCTACGACGCTGACTCAACAGGTGCTAAGAACTATTTGCGGCTGGCAAACGAAATTATTCAAAAGAACCAATCATAGGGGCAAACGCTCCACGTAATGTTAACGATTATGGCAAAGAAAAAATATCCCGCACTGGGACGCGGGCTTGACGCATTGATATCTACTGACGATGTTCGGACGCAGGGCAGTTCGACCATCAGCGAGGTTGCAATCAGCCAGATTGAACCGAACCCGAACCAGCCGCGACGCGAGTTTGACGAAGAAGCACTCAAAGAGCTTGCCAACAGCATCAAGGAACTGGGCATCGTCTCGCCCATCACCTTGCGCCAGGTAGCTGACAAGCGGTTTCAGATTATTGCAGGAGAACGGCGTTGGCGGGCGTCCCAACTGGCTGGTCTGAAGGCTATGCCGGCTTACATCCGCACCATCAAGGACGAGAATGTCATGGAAATGGCACTCGTGGAAAACATACAGCGCGAAGACCTGAACGCCATCGAGATTGCATTGGCTTACGCTCACCTCATGGAACACGAAGGCATGACTCAGGAAAAAGTGTCGGAGCGCGTCGGAAAAAGTCGCGTGGCAGTAGCCAACTACCTGCGACTGCTGAAACTTCCCGCACAAGTGCAGATGGCACTGCAGAAGCGTGAAATCGACATGGGGCACGCACGGGCACTCCTCTCGCTGGAAAGTCCTTCGCAACAACTCAAACTGTTCCGCGAGATTCAGAAAAACGGATATTCCGTCCGTCAAGTTGAAGATACGGTCAGGAGAATAAAAGACGGGGAGTTGGGCACTGGTGAAAAAAGCATCGGCAAGTCGCGATACCGTCAGTCTAAGGAGTTCGACATTTTGAAAAAAAGGTTGTCCTCATTCTTAAAGACCAAAGTCACGATGACAGTCTCACCCGACGGGAAGGGAAAAATCAGCATCCCGTTCAAG from the Prevotella sp. Rep29 genome contains:
- a CDS encoding class I SAM-dependent methyltransferase produces the protein MEKLQGIADTLYIPLVARIIVSKQFPDYFRDEKALELEANLPAKWQHIMLASREYENMASVARYYNIDDMTRRFIARNERCNIIHLGAGLDTSYHRIKPTSAKFYEVDLPDVIALRRELLGETDGEILLGEDMFEIEWAEKIDCSLPTLFVASGVFQYFPHDRLTDFVQKLGKNFQKAELIFDATNQVGIHVANFYVRRLGNRNAPMPFYVNRARTFARETGTTLLESRPFFTETRRILGHRLTFFTRMAMLIGDKFKMSKLIHLRLGQEEMNT
- a CDS encoding uracil-xanthine permease family protein, encoding MELTTTRKTIVGIQFLFVAFGSTVLVPLLVGLDPATALFSAGLGTFIFHLVTKGKVPIFLGSSFAFIAPIIAASQQWGMAGTIAGMAGVALVYFIMSVLIRWQGKRLLDRLFPPVVVGPVIILIGLSLSTAAVDMAKENWILAIVSLITAILVLTLGRGLLKLLPVVCGIIAGYILAVSMGLVDFTSIQEASWFALPPSIAHFQLPQFSWEPFIFMIPVAIAPVIEHIGDVYVVGEVAKKDFVKEPGLHRTMFGDGLACLAASLIGGPPVTTYSEVTGAMQITRVTHPQVIRIAAATAIVFSVIGKLSAVLKSIPNAVLGGIMLLLFGTIASVGIQNLVNNKVDLNQTRNIIIVSVVLTMGIGGAVFTFGTFSVSGIGLSAIVGVLLNLLLPKSKAVEKGSE
- a CDS encoding flavodoxin; translation: MKKTLIAYYSRRGENYVNGSIRELKLGNTEVVAQKIKDLLPEADIFQIDTTYEYSKSYMTCIEEAKKELREQARPEVKNPLDSIDQYDTIILGYPNWWGTMPMVCYTFLESYDFTGKTIIPFCTNEGSGMGSSERFIKKLCPTATVLNGTPIHGAEAANADHEVQSIVNLTK
- a CDS encoding aldo/keto reductase — protein: MAQKNQTYLTLNNGVKMPQFGLGVYSIPDGEETYNSVMTALKCGYRHIDTAHAYQNERSVGRAVKDSGIDRSEIWITSKLWPNEYGEGYQRMIDASAAQRVGTSDEIAEAAAFLLGEHARFITGTDLLIDGGVIAAIRTGEYQLG
- a CDS encoding SemiSWEET family sugar transporter; this encodes MEQGTFYEICGWVASIGMILGYLPQAIRTIRTRKTDDIALPTFMMMGIGAMAFMLQGLLHKPDIIWSLFLTNLVTMTCSIIVFGIKVYNDYFKKRQPN
- a CDS encoding flavodoxin codes for the protein MKTMKYILASALCLLVSTACSGNKKFEGNMNGAEKNAEAKAVAKEGGKLLVVFFSHAGDNYAVGNIEVGNTKIVADYISEITGADQFEIVTHKYDGMAYRPLCDLAKKEQQNGKLPEFEGSIDNLDDYDTIFIGDPVWWGTYPQVMFTFFKKYDLNGKTLIPFTTHEGSGLGSCVDDVRKAYPKANVLNGFSMYGHDVRTHKSTVVKWLKSLGFGE
- the surE gene encoding 5'/3'-nucleotidase SurE → MKIKKPLILISNDDGFQAKGINVLIDTLRDIADLLVCAPDSGRSGYGCAFSVFNPLHLKLRRKEKGLEVWSCDGTPVDCVKLALDQLCTKRKPDMVIGGINHGDNASVNTHYSGTMGVAMEGAMKYIPSVAFSLCDHAEDADFDPLLPYIRHITQKVLEEGLPEGVCLNVNFPVAKKFKGVKVCRMAKGTWGNECVRSIHPRGSEYFWMVGSYVNDEPKAKDTDNWALTHGYVAITPTRVDVTAYETMEKIKQWTDNIDVQSADTIDRSLF
- a CDS encoding ParA family protein, which translates into the protein MGKIIALANQKGGVGKTTTAINLAASLATLEKAVLVVDADPQANASSGLGVDIQDIESSLYECLINQTDIKEAIYTTDIEGLDIVPSHIDLVGAEIEMLNFEQREKVISNMLAPVKDDYDYILIDCSPSLGLITVNSLTAANSVIIPVQCEYFALEGITKLLNTIKIIKSKLNPKLEIEGFLLTMYDSRLRLANQIYDEVKRHFQELVFNTVIQRNVKLSESPSHGLPAILYDADSTGAKNYLRLANEIIQKNQS
- a CDS encoding ParB/RepB/Spo0J family partition protein encodes the protein MMAKKKYPALGRGLDALISTDDVRTQGSSTISEVAISQIEPNPNQPRREFDEEALKELANSIKELGIVSPITLRQVADKRFQIIAGERRWRASQLAGLKAMPAYIRTIKDENVMEMALVENIQREDLNAIEIALAYAHLMEHEGMTQEKVSERVGKSRVAVANYLRLLKLPAQVQMALQKREIDMGHARALLSLESPSQQLKLFREIQKNGYSVRQVEDTVRRIKDGELGTGEKSIGKSRYRQSKEFDILKKRLSSFLKTKVTMTVSPDGKGKISIPFKNEDELEYIMNVFDKLKENNL
- the lpxB gene encoding lipid-A-disaccharide synthase yields the protein MKYYLIAGEASGDLHASRLMRSLKEVDREADFRFFGGDLMSAEGGFRVKHYRDMAYMGFIPVLLHLKTIFKNMSICKRDIEEWNPDAVILVDYPGFNLKIAKHVHSKLGIPVYYYISPKIWAWKEYRIKNIRRDVDELFSILPFEVDFYEKKHHYPIHYVGNPTADEVSVFHARYQETMEEFTDRHGGLDGTRRPIIALLAGSRKQEIKDNLPAMIEAAKEIDGYQLVVAGAPSIDDEYYEKFIAGSGVSLVRNDTYALLEQSTAALVTSGTATLETALFGVPQVVCYETPLPALIGFLRKHLLKVKYVSLVNLIADEEVVTELVAEKFSVANIREELVRLLPNAADGHREKMIQGYEKVRRLLGSEKASENAARQIYDLLHREA
- a CDS encoding DapH/DapD/GlmU-related protein; translation: MEAFRVDPRKTTPEEMERGMRDVKLVFGINHTMPYTDEYNQLVKELFEGNIGEGSMVLPPLNLVCANQVKIGRNVMIMGGCLMMSRGGITIDDDVMIAANAQLISNNHDLHDHPILICKPVHICRNAWIGAGATILPGVTVGENAVVAAGAVVTKDVAPNTIVGGNPAKLIKNIE
- a CDS encoding DUF5020 family protein; amino-acid sequence: MRKITFCSLMLTLAMTAQAQNVQLHYDFGHTFYNNLSARPNVTTTFEMFKPDKWGSTFTFTDIDYFQDGAAGVYWEIAREFHLTKNKRWAAHIEYNGGATSIEHTAIASRFQHAVLLGGAWNWASKDFSKTFSLQAMYKYYFKGMGRGGFNGYQLTAVWGNTFAGGLCTFSGFIDVWYDKDVRGKLITISEPQFWFNLNKLKGMDGVNLSLGTEVEISNNFVFDKEGRNDKFYAIPTIAAKWTF